From Ficedula albicollis isolate OC2 chromosome 5, FicAlb1.5, whole genome shotgun sequence, one genomic window encodes:
- the LOC101807887 gene encoding transmembrane protein 178B-like, which produces MALGVIQRCTAVKYHYTSSSLPRNLPINITNTIRQDEWHALHLRRMTAGFIGMAVSIILFGWIIGVLGCCKQQELMQYVAGLLFLMGGTCCIISLCTCVAGINFELSRYPRYVYGLPEDISHGYGWSMFCAWGGLGLTLLAGFLCTLAPSLNTSRASVQKPRQENGAV; this is translated from the exons ATGGCCCTTG GAGTCATTCAGCGCTGCACTGCTGTGAAGTACCACTACACCTCCAGCTCTCTGCCTCGCAACTTACCCATCAACATCACCAACACCATCCGGCAGGATGAGTGGCACGCCCTCC atCTGCGGAGGATGACAGCTGGCTTCATTGGCATGGCAGTCTCCATCATCCTGTTTGGGTGGATCATtggtgtgctgggctgctgcaaacagcaggagCTCATGCAGTACGTGGCTGGGCTGCTCTTCCTAATGGGAG gTACTTGCTGTATCATCTCACTCTGCACATGCGTAGCTGGGATCAATTTTGAGTTATCCCGCTATCCTCGCTACGTCTATGGGCTGCCAGAGGACATCAGTCATGGCTATGGCTGGTCCATGTTCTGTGCCTGGGGGGGCCTGGGCCTCACCCTGCTGGCTGGGTTCCTCTGCACATTGGCCCCATCACTCAACACCTCCCGGGCATCCGTACAAAAACCCAGACAAGAAAACGGGGCCGTGTGA